ATGCACGGGGAGCCCAAACCTCCGGCACCCACCACCAGCACCTTGGATTGCAAAAGTTTCCGCTGCCCGCGGCCGCCGACTTCCCGCAGCACAATGTTCCGGCTATAACGCTCTATTTGGGACTCAGAAAGCTCCGGCACTTAACGCGCGCCACCTGCAATCGCAGGGATAATCGAGACCTCGTCCCCGTCCTTAAGAGCCGTGCCTTCCATTTCGAGAAAACGAATATCTTCCTCATTGACATAGATATTGACGAAGCGACGGACCTTGCCTGCTTCATCACAAATGCGATCCTTGAGGCCCGGATAATCTGAGTCCAAGATCGAGATTAACGCATTAATCGTCCCTGCCTCGGCTTTGACCTCCGCCTTGTTGGCGGTCAGTTTCTGCAGCGGGGTCGGAATTCTTACGGTGACTGGCATCGTATGGCTCCTTGTCTAATTCAAAATATTGACGTCTTCGATATGAAGGGCAATGTCCGCGCGTAAATCAATACGCGCCCGGAAAGTACGCTCCACCTGATTGACATAACGGCGTCCGTTCTCCATCAAACTGGCCGCCACCTCCGGATGCACTGCCACGGTAAGCTGGCGCGCACGGGTTTTTTGGAGATGAGAGCGCAACTTTCTCAGGGTCTGAATGGCTACGGTCGAAGCGGACTTCACCACGCCCCGTCCTGCGCAATAAGGGCATTCCTTGAGAGCCACGCCCTCCACACTCTTGCGCATTCGTTGGCGGGTCATTTCCACCAGGCCCAGCTCCGAAATACTGAGAATATTGGTGCGCGCCCGGTCATCGGCCATTGCCCTCTGGAGCTCCGAAAGCACCTCGCGCCGGTGGGCGGCCTCCTCCATATCGATAAAATCGATGATAATGATCCCGCCCAAATCCCGCAAGCGGATTTGCCGGGGCAGTTCCCGGGCCGCCTCTTTATTTGTGACAAAGGCCGTATCTTCCAGGTTCTTGCGACCCGTGAACTTGGCACTGTTGACGTCGATAGCCACCAAGCTTTCGGTCTGCTCAATCACGACCGTTCCTCCGCTGGGGAGTTTGACCTCGCGGTCGTAAAGGTGCTGAATCTGCTCCTCCACCCCCGCCTTTTCCAAAAGCTGCACGCTATCCCCGTAAAAATGAACCCTATTGCGTAGATCCGGCATTAACGGCCTCATGAAACTGAGAATCTCGCGGTGCTCTTCTTTGTTGTCCACCAAGACCCGGTCCACGGCATCGGTCAGGCTGTCCCGCATGGTGCGCTTGACCACGTCGAGCTCGTTGTGAATCAGCGACGGAGCCGGTGCGCGCGTGGCCTGCTTCTTGATATTCTTCCACAGACCCAAGAGGTACTTGGCATCGCGAACCATGTCTTTTTCGGAGCACCCCGCCGCGGCTGTACGGACAATCAGCCCGATGCCCTCCGGAGTCCGGATGCTCTCCAAAATCCCCCGCAGACGCTGCCGTTCCCGGTCGTCGGGAATACGCTTGGAAACGCCCTTATGATCATCAAAGGGCATCATAACCAGAAACCGTCCCGGTAAGGTGAGGTGGGTGGTGAGGCGGGCGCCCTTGGTGCCGATCGCGGTTTTGACCACCTGGATCAAAACCTCCTGCCCCTTCTTCAGCAGATTCTCAATGCGTTGCTCCGACTTTCGCCGGTCGTTTTGCTTGCGGCCCTGGTAATCCCAGAGCACATCGTCCTCGTATTCGTTCAGTGCACCGACCACATCGGAAACATACAAAAACCCGTTCTTTTCCAGGCCCAAGCTGATAAATGCGGCTTGAATGCCCGGAACAACGGAGTCCACAACGCCCTTATAGACATTGCCTACCAGACGCTGGCCTTCGGACCGCTCGGCGTAGAATTCTTCCAGGCGGCCGTTTTCAAGCACAGCCACCCGTTTCTCGCCGTGGTCAACGGCAATCAATATTTCTTTAGACATTT
The nucleotide sequence above comes from Candidatus Omnitrophota bacterium. Encoded proteins:
- a CDS encoding MoaD/ThiS family protein, with the protein product MPVTVRIPTPLQKLTANKAEVKAEAGTINALISILDSDYPGLKDRICDEAGKVRRFVNIYVNEEDIRFLEMEGTALKDGDEVSIIPAIAGGAR
- a CDS encoding Rne/Rng family ribonuclease, which codes for MSKEILIAVDHGEKRVAVLENGRLEEFYAERSEGQRLVGNVYKGVVDSVVPGIQAAFISLGLEKNGFLYVSDVVGALNEYEDDVLWDYQGRKQNDRRKSEQRIENLLKKGQEVLIQVVKTAIGTKGARLTTHLTLPGRFLVMMPFDDHKGVSKRIPDDRERQRLRGILESIRTPEGIGLIVRTAAAGCSEKDMVRDAKYLLGLWKNIKKQATRAPAPSLIHNELDVVKRTMRDSLTDAVDRVLVDNKEEHREILSFMRPLMPDLRNRVHFYGDSVQLLEKAGVEEQIQHLYDREVKLPSGGTVVIEQTESLVAIDVNSAKFTGRKNLEDTAFVTNKEAARELPRQIRLRDLGGIIIIDFIDMEEAAHRREVLSELQRAMADDRARTNILSISELGLVEMTRQRMRKSVEGVALKECPYCAGRGVVKSASTVAIQTLRKLRSHLQKTRARQLTVAVHPEVAASLMENGRRYVNQVERTFRARIDLRADIALHIEDVNILN